Genomic DNA from Hordeum vulgare subsp. vulgare chromosome 2H, MorexV3_pseudomolecules_assembly, whole genome shotgun sequence:
cttatgacACAGAAGATCTTATTGAAGAGTTCAAATACTTTAAGCTGAAATCAGAGATGGATGGTCCACAATCACTATTGAAGCGATCATTGGATTTCATCAAGAATGACATCTTATCTAGCTTTGACAAAGTGAAGCTTTTACAACAAAGAGCTGAACATCTGATGAGTCAAATGAATGATTTGGATTTGCAGCAAGAAACTCCACACTTTGATAGGTCAGCCAGACCTGAGACAAGTTCTTTTCCTGATTCAAAGGTCTTCGGTCGCCAGAAAGAAATAGTGGCactgaaagtattgcttggtgtacCGGTACCTATTCCTAGTGGGTCAAAAAGGAAGAAAGGTCACCCTGCAGCTGCTGAGGCCACTGCACAGAAAGATTGCATGGATTATCCAGTGAACGGTGATGTGTCTGTGCTGGCAATAGTGGGGATTGGAGGTGTCGGCAAAACTACGTTGGCACAACAGATATGCCAGGATCAACATGTGAAAGGGTACTTTGATCAAATACTTTGGACATGTGTTTCAGACGACTTTGACACTAAGAGGATAACCAAAGAGCTGGTGCATTCCTGTGGAGAAGACATAGCATCAGATAATCTAGACTACCTTCAAAATAAGCTGGCTAAAGTTGTCGGACTGAACCGGTTCTTGGTAGTTTTGGATGATGTGTGGGACGATTCCCTGAAAGATAATGGGCAGGAGTGGCAAAAGTTTTGTGCACCTCTCACAACCGGAGTTCAGGGAAGTATGATTCTGATGACTACTAGATCCTCAAAGGTAGCTAAGCTAGTATGCACATTGAGTCCATTTCAGCTTCAAGGCTTAGAAGAGGATACCTTTTGGGAGTTCTTTAAAGCATGTGCTCTGGACGGAAAGAGGTCCACTATGGATATCAAGCTAGCAAGCATTGGTAGAATGATTGTGCCAAAGCTGAAAGGTTCTCCGTTAGCTGCAAAGA
This window encodes:
- the LOC123424421 gene encoding putative disease resistance RPP13-like protein 1, which translates into the protein MEGELMSTIKTAVSTTTGIISGFNDWVGFFQWLRPDNNQESKQQHEELWKLQTTLPLMQVMIDRAEWSIHKEGVPILLQELKDVSYDTEDLIEEFKYFKLKSEMDGPQSLLKRSLDFIKNDILSSFDKVKLLQQRAEHLMSQMNDLDLQQETPHFDRSARPETSSFPDSKVFGRQKEIVALKVLLGVPVPIPSGSKRKKGHPAAAEATAQKDCMDYPVNGDVSVLAIVGIGGVGKTTLAQQICQDQHVKGYFDQILWTCVSDDFDTKRITKELVHSCGEDIASDNLDYLQNKLAKVVGLNRFLVVLDDVWDDSLKDNGQEWQKFCAPLTTGVQGSMILMTTRSSKVAKLVCTLSPFQLQGLEEDTFWEFFKACALDGKRSTMDIKLASIGRMIVPKLKGSPLAAKTLGRLLRMKIDTVHWSNILNSELWELKQEVGDILPALTLSYLYLPRHLRRCLALCAMFPKDHKFKKTVLVDLWSAQCFVEQDKMCMHTAGDWCFEELESRCFFQEVVASSASAVSSRNRKYVMHDLIHDMIQLVSGNECFVIRNETDLSNVPEKVRHISLFTSKGFDHQKLLALTRCKKLRSILSMEQLGKGKFSL